In a genomic window of Candidatus Competibacteraceae bacterium:
- a CDS encoding ferrochelatase codes for MKPTAPPFTHDRAACTGVLLANLGTPDAATPEALRRYLAEFLWDARVVEIPRLPWWLILHGVILRLRPARSARKYQAIWTPDGSPLLAISQRQKAAITTALAERCSGPARVALGMRYGNPSIAAALAELRAAGAQRLLVLPLYPQYSAATTASTFDAVAAELRTWRWLPELRFINHYHDEPGYLDALADNIRAARGEQPGERLLFSFHGLPKRNLLAGDPYHCHCQKTARLLAERLGLAAEQWAIAFQSRFGRAEWLQPYTSALLADWAEAGIKRVDVACPGFAADCLETLEEIAIENRRTFLNAGGERFRYLPALNDSPAHIEFLAELIGRHAAGWPEFAAAGAADLAAAERATRRQRALALGADA; via the coding sequence ATGAAACCGACCGCACCGCCCTTCACGCACGATCGCGCCGCTTGCACCGGCGTACTGCTGGCCAACCTCGGCACGCCCGACGCCGCCACGCCCGAGGCGCTACGCCGCTATCTGGCGGAATTCCTGTGGGATGCGCGGGTGGTGGAAATCCCCCGCTTGCCGTGGTGGCTGATCCTGCACGGCGTCATCCTGCGGCTGCGGCCCGCCCGATCGGCGCGTAAATATCAAGCGATCTGGACGCCGGACGGCTCGCCGCTGCTGGCCATCAGCCAGCGGCAGAAAGCGGCGATCACGACCGCGTTGGCGGAGCGTTGCTCCGGTCCGGCGCGGGTGGCGTTGGGAATGCGCTACGGCAACCCGTCCATCGCGGCGGCGCTGGCGGAGCTGCGCGCGGCCGGGGCGCAGCGCCTGTTGGTGTTGCCGCTCTACCCGCAATACTCGGCCGCCACCACCGCCTCGACCTTCGATGCGGTCGCCGCCGAACTGCGGACCTGGCGCTGGCTGCCGGAATTACGCTTCATCAATCACTACCATGACGAACCCGGTTATCTGGACGCGCTGGCGGACAACATTCGCGCCGCCCGCGGCGAGCAGCCGGGCGAACGGTTGCTGTTTTCCTTTCACGGGCTGCCCAAACGCAATCTGCTGGCCGGCGATCCTTATCACTGTCACTGCCAGAAAACCGCTCGACTGCTGGCCGAACGGCTGGGCCTAGCCGCCGAGCAATGGGCCATCGCCTTTCAGTCGCGCTTCGGCCGCGCTGAATGGCTGCAACCCTACACCAGCGCGCTGCTGGCCGACTGGGCCGAAGCCGGCATCAAGCGCGTGGATGTGGCCTGCCCCGGTTTCGCCGCTGACTGTCTGGAGACCTTGGAGGAAATCGCCATCGAAAACCGGCGGACGTTCCTGAATGCCGGCGGCGAACGGTTCCGTTATCTGCCCGCGTTGAACGACAGCCCGGCCCACATCGAGTTTCTGGCTGAGTTGATCGGTCGCCACGCGGCCGGCTGGCCCGAATTCGCCGCCGCTGGCGCTGCCGATCTCGCCGCGGCGGAGCGCGCGACCCGCCGCCAGCGGGCGTTGGCCCTGGGGGCGGACGCGTGA
- a CDS encoding 2-hydroxyacid dehydrogenase, whose translation MRGVFLDRDSLDCGDLDFSDLEGILPDLTYYPATAPEQIAARIADAEVVISNKVSLDADALQHARRLRLICIAATGVNNVDLEAAAKAGITVCNCRGYGVASVVQHVFALLLALYTHLPDYRQAVRAGRWQHARQFCLLDYPIRELADKTLGIVGYGQLGQGVARVAETFGMQVLLAQRPGTVEPEEAGRIPLPILLPQVDVLSLHCPLTPDTRGLIGPWELALMKRDAVLINTARGGLVDEAMLADALRKGALGGAGVDVLSLEPPADGNPLLAADIPNLIVTPHSAWGSREARQRLVGQLAQNLQGFFGGEPVRVVG comes from the coding sequence ATGCGGGGTGTTTTTCTCGATCGGGATTCACTGGATTGCGGCGATCTGGATTTCAGCGACCTTGAGGGTATTTTGCCCGATTTGACCTATTACCCGGCCACCGCGCCCGAGCAAATCGCGGCGCGGATCGCGGACGCCGAGGTGGTGATCAGCAACAAGGTGTCGCTCGATGCCGACGCGCTCCAGCACGCCCGGCGCTTGCGGCTGATCTGCATCGCCGCCACCGGCGTCAACAACGTGGATTTGGAAGCGGCGGCGAAGGCGGGGATCACGGTTTGTAACTGTCGGGGCTACGGCGTGGCGTCGGTGGTCCAGCATGTTTTCGCGCTGCTCTTGGCGCTTTACACGCATCTGCCCGACTACCGGCAAGCGGTGCGCGCCGGCCGCTGGCAGCACGCCCGCCAGTTTTGCTTGCTGGATTATCCGATTCGGGAACTGGCCGACAAGACGCTCGGCATCGTCGGTTACGGTCAATTGGGTCAAGGCGTGGCGCGAGTGGCCGAGACCTTCGGAATGCAGGTGTTGCTGGCGCAGCGGCCGGGTACGGTGGAGCCGGAGGAAGCGGGGCGAATCCCGCTGCCGATCCTGTTGCCGCAGGTCGATGTGCTCAGCCTGCACTGCCCGCTGACCCCGGACACCCGGGGCCTGATCGGTCCGTGGGAGCTGGCGCTGATGAAGCGCGACGCGGTTCTGATCAACACCGCGCGCGGCGGTTTGGTGGATGAGGCGATGCTGGCCGATGCGTTGCGCAAGGGGGCGCTGGGTGGCGCGGGCGTGGACGTGCTCAGCCTGGAGCCGCCCGCCGACGGCAATCCGCTGCTGGCGGCCGACATTCCCAACCTGATCGTCACCCCGCACAGCGCCTGGGGCAGCCGCGAAGCCCGCCAGCGGCTGGTCGGGCAACTGGCGCAGAACCTTCAGGGGTTTTTCGGCGGCGAGCCGGTGCGGGTGGTGGGGTGA
- a CDS encoding AFG1 family ATPase, whose translation MPYERYRRDLQQEGFQHDPAQERAVQRLQKIYDQLLAQPTAPAPAKKTGLFARWSGRDKAETTAAAAVRGLYLWGGVGRGKTYLVDTFVDALPLDRKLRIHFHSFMRMVHAELKELKNQPDPLKVVARRFAEKARVICLDEFFVADITDAMLLDGLLRELFASGVTLITTSNIEPDGLYKDGLQRARFLPAIELIKQHLDVLNVDGGVDYRLRYLEKAEIYHCPLDDRAEQILNELFDHIAPEPGHRGGDLEIEGRYIPTLREADGIVWFSFRAICDGPRGTADYIEIARCFHTVLISNVPVLDWQMENQARRFVNLVDEFYDRGVKLALSAAAPLLQLYQGEKLKFEFQRTVSRLQEMQSHEYLERPHLP comes from the coding sequence ATGCCCTACGAACGCTACCGCCGTGATTTGCAACAAGAAGGTTTTCAACACGATCCCGCTCAGGAACGAGCGGTCCAGCGCCTGCAAAAAATCTACGATCAATTGCTCGCCCAACCGACGGCGCCCGCGCCGGCCAAGAAAACCGGGCTGTTCGCCCGCTGGTCGGGCCGCGACAAAGCGGAGACCACCGCCGCTGCGGCCGTGCGCGGACTGTATCTGTGGGGCGGCGTGGGCCGGGGTAAAACCTATCTGGTCGATACCTTCGTCGACGCGCTGCCGCTGGACCGCAAGCTACGGATTCACTTTCACAGCTTCATGCGGATGGTGCACGCCGAATTGAAGGAATTGAAAAACCAGCCAGACCCGTTGAAGGTCGTCGCCCGCCGCTTCGCCGAGAAAGCCCGCGTCATCTGCCTGGATGAGTTCTTCGTCGCCGACATCACCGACGCCATGCTGCTGGATGGCTTGTTGCGCGAGCTGTTCGCCAGCGGCGTGACGCTGATCACCACCTCCAACATCGAACCGGACGGCTTGTACAAGGACGGCCTGCAACGCGCCCGCTTTCTGCCCGCCATCGAACTGATCAAACAGCATCTGGACGTGCTGAACGTGGACGGCGGCGTCGACTACCGCTTGCGTTATCTGGAAAAGGCGGAGATTTATCACTGCCCGCTGGATGATCGGGCCGAACAGATTCTGAACGAGCTGTTCGATCACATCGCGCCCGAACCCGGCCACCGCGGCGGCGATCTGGAAATCGAGGGCCGCTACATCCCCACGTTGCGTGAAGCGGATGGCATCGTCTGGTTTAGTTTTCGGGCGATCTGCGACGGGCCGCGCGGTACCGCCGACTACATCGAAATCGCCCGCTGCTTCCACACCGTGCTCATTTCCAACGTGCCGGTGCTGGACTGGCAGATGGAAAATCAGGCGCGGCGCTTCGTCAATCTGGTGGATGAATTTTACGACCGGGGCGTCAAGCTGGCGCTGTCCGCCGCCGCGCCGCTGTTACAGCTCTATCAGGGCGAGAAGCTGAAATTCGAGTTCCAGCGCACCGTCAGCCGCTTGCAGGAAATGCAGTCGCACGAGTATCTGGAGCGACCGCATTTGCCGTAG
- the cysQ gene encoding 3'(2'),5'-bisphosphate nucleotidase CysQ, with amino-acid sequence MTAAPDIDLSALVRPVQAIAREAGRRILDVYAGTFGVTEKADQSPVTAADLASHDCILRGLKQLTPAIPVLSEEAPDASFSERSRWDWLWLVDPLDGTREFIKRNDQFSINIALIHRHEAIFGLVLVPVSGVCYYAQRGGAAYKQPAADQPAQRIQAARVFHYPLRVTSSLESYRTRRLQAYLSQLGPHQHLGMGGGLKSCLVAEGMADLYPRFGPTGEWDTAAAQVILEQAGGYMTDMQLRPLRYNARPVLINPDFFAFGDATRDWSRYLPQRHLEGWPV; translated from the coding sequence ATGACCGCTGCCCCCGACATCGACTTGTCCGCCCTGGTGAGGCCCGTTCAGGCCATCGCCAGGGAGGCGGGACGCCGTATCCTGGACGTGTATGCCGGGACGTTCGGCGTGACCGAAAAAGCCGACCAGAGCCCGGTCACCGCCGCCGATCTCGCCTCGCACGATTGTATTTTGCGCGGCCTGAAGCAGCTGACCCCCGCCATTCCGGTCTTGTCCGAAGAGGCCCCCGATGCCAGCTTCAGCGAACGCAGCCGCTGGGACTGGTTGTGGCTGGTCGATCCGCTGGACGGCACGCGGGAATTCATCAAGCGCAACGACCAATTTTCGATCAACATCGCGCTGATCCACCGTCATGAAGCGATTTTCGGGCTAGTGCTGGTCCCGGTGAGCGGCGTTTGTTACTACGCTCAACGCGGTGGCGCCGCTTACAAGCAACCGGCCGCCGACCAGCCGGCCCAACGCATTCAAGCCGCGCGGGTCTTCCATTACCCGCTTCGGGTGACCAGCAGCTTGGAATCGTATCGCACCCGTCGCTTGCAAGCTTATCTCAGCCAGCTCGGGCCGCATCAGCATCTCGGCATGGGCGGTGGTTTGAAGTCCTGTCTGGTCGCCGAGGGCATGGCCGATCTCTATCCCCGCTTCGGTCCGACCGGAGAGTGGGACACCGCCGCCGCCCAAGTGATCTTGGAGCAGGCCGGCGGTTACATGACCGACATGCAGTTGCGGCCGCTGCGTTACAACGCCCGACCGGTATTGATCAACCCGGATTTTTTCGCGTTTGGCGACGCCACCCGCGACTGGTCCCGCTATCTGCCGCAACGCCACCTGGAAGGATGGCCCGTTTGA
- a CDS encoding AAA family ATPase: MAIIEGFRVQNFRALRDISLGKLSGQSHGQSLTPFTVVIGKNGVGKRSLFDAFGFVADCLATDVETACDMKQRGGFDRLRSKDIDESIRFEIYYREAPNERPITYELSINLDSAGRPYVESELLKQRRKGQTHGRPYPFLRLDRGKGLVWAGEEAVEIEGEEDRSQVIVELTDPRQLGIATLGTLKEHPRIKRFRDFLKGWYLSYFYPDAARSLPSAGPQRHLNVHGDNIGNVVQFMEREHKDRFKSILERIASKIPGIAKIDTEVTADKRVLLRFNDGAFNDPFFAQQMSDGTLKVFAYLLLLEDPDPPPFICIEEPENGLYHKLLESLAQEFRAHATGKKNAPQIFVTTHQPYFVDALSPEEVWILEKEQDGFSTIRRVSELEVVKNLVTEGLLLGGLWYSDYLDTR, translated from the coding sequence ATGGCTATTATCGAAGGTTTCCGTGTTCAGAACTTCCGGGCATTGCGGGATATTTCACTGGGCAAACTTTCTGGTCAATCTCACGGCCAATCACTGACGCCGTTTACTGTCGTGATCGGCAAGAATGGCGTGGGGAAGAGATCATTGTTTGATGCCTTCGGTTTTGTAGCTGATTGCTTGGCGACGGATGTAGAGACCGCCTGTGACATGAAACAGCGAGGAGGTTTTGATCGCCTGCGGTCGAAAGATATCGATGAGTCCATCCGCTTCGAAATATATTACCGTGAAGCGCCCAACGAGCGGCCCATCACGTATGAGCTGTCAATCAACCTTGATAGCGCGGGTCGCCCATATGTGGAATCAGAACTGCTCAAGCAACGCCGCAAAGGCCAAACACATGGCCGTCCCTATCCTTTCCTAAGACTAGATCGCGGCAAGGGGCTAGTCTGGGCGGGTGAAGAAGCAGTAGAAATTGAAGGAGAAGAAGATCGATCACAGGTTATAGTTGAGCTGACCGATCCGCGCCAGCTAGGTATTGCCACTCTAGGGACGCTGAAAGAGCATCCACGCATTAAGCGGTTCCGTGATTTTTTGAAGGGCTGGTATCTCTCCTATTTTTACCCCGATGCAGCGCGTAGCCTGCCTAGCGCTGGCCCTCAGCGGCATTTAAACGTACACGGCGACAACATTGGCAACGTAGTGCAGTTTATGGAGCGCGAGCACAAAGATCGTTTCAAGAGCATCCTAGAACGTATTGCCAGCAAGATTCCGGGAATTGCCAAAATTGATACTGAGGTGACAGCGGACAAGCGTGTATTGCTGCGCTTCAACGATGGGGCTTTCAATGACCCATTCTTCGCGCAGCAAATGTCGGATGGCACACTGAAAGTGTTTGCTTATCTGTTGCTATTGGAAGACCCGGACCCGCCGCCATTCATTTGCATCGAGGAACCAGAAAACGGGCTTTATCACAAGCTATTGGAGTCGCTGGCACAGGAATTCCGCGCTCATGCCACGGGCAAAAAGAACGCACCGCAGATTTTTGTGACCACCCATCAGCCATACTTTGTGGATGCGCTGTCACCGGAGGAGGTGTGGATTTTGGAGAAAGAGCAGGATGGTTTTTCAACCATCCGCCGGGTTTCCGAGCTGGAAGTGGTCAAGAACCTAGTTACCGAGGGGTTGCTGCTCGGTGGGCTTTGGTATAGCGACTATCTTGATACGAGGTGA
- the yrfG gene encoding GMP/IMP nucleotidase, translated as MSVRLPWAQIQTILLDMDGTLLDLRFDNHFWRELVPERYADRHALSLEQARAEVAARTRAVEGTMEWYCLDYWSRELALDIVMLKREIGHLIAVHPHVLEFLDALRAAGKRVVLVTNAHPQSLALKMEKTRLAERFDATVCAHALGSVKEQPGFWPGLREVEPFDPATTLLVDDNLAILRAAHAFGIAYLVSVLRPDSADPPKPPGEFFAIGDFSELLPVG; from the coding sequence ATGAGCGTGCGATTGCCCTGGGCGCAAATTCAGACCATCTTGCTGGATATGGATGGGACTTTGCTGGATTTGCGCTTCGACAATCACTTCTGGCGAGAGCTGGTTCCAGAGCGTTATGCTGATCGCCACGCTCTATCGCTGGAACAAGCCCGCGCCGAGGTGGCGGCCCGCACCCGGGCGGTGGAAGGGACGATGGAGTGGTATTGTCTGGATTATTGGAGTCGGGAACTGGCGTTAGACATCGTGATGCTCAAACGCGAGATCGGGCATCTGATCGCCGTGCATCCGCACGTGCTGGAGTTTCTGGATGCCTTGCGCGCGGCCGGCAAACGCGTGGTGTTGGTGACTAACGCCCATCCGCAAAGCTTGGCGCTGAAAATGGAAAAAACCCGGTTGGCCGAGCGCTTCGATGCGACCGTGTGCGCGCACGCCTTGGGCTCGGTCAAGGAGCAGCCCGGATTCTGGCCGGGCCTGCGCGAAGTGGAGCCGTTCGATCCGGCCACCACGCTGTTGGTAGACGATAATTTAGCGATTTTGCGCGCGGCGCACGCCTTTGGAATTGCTTATCTCGTTTCCGTGCTGCGGCCGGATTCGGCCGATCCGCCCAAGCCGCCGGGTGAATTTTTCGCCATCGGCGATTTTTCCGAATTGCTGCCGGTCGGCTGA
- a CDS encoding trypsin-like peptidase domain-containing protein, translating into MQELQPGQNRPIGGGRVVIGVNGEPENEFASCLQVGVVLLGADGRIGGSADLVSVEQPRSRDGAVALLRAPGEFQVDLDSLPATIARLAVVLTVRPTLPRGATFGTFSAIRAWLASGSGELQLLFSLPLASRGETAMILIELYRYQERWKFRAVGQGFAAGLPALAAHFGLDLPETARERPAAGGTEQRRELSSDGVSSSGTGFCVHPEGYILTNHHVIEDAGKILARSPRYRCALELVFADPINDLALLRADAPPPGVALFRDGLSARLGESVVVVGYPLGGLLGSGPQVTTGNVSSLIGPGDDTRALQFTAPTQAGNSGGPLLDSEGAVMGVVSAKLNAVRVHEMTGDVPQNVNFAIKVALARGFLEAAGVEYQSRKPGGPRAATAIAAEAQDFVMKIECRG; encoded by the coding sequence ATGCAAGAACTGCAACCCGGACAGAACCGCCCGATCGGCGGCGGCCGGGTCGTGATCGGCGTGAACGGCGAGCCGGAGAACGAGTTCGCCAGCTGCTTGCAGGTCGGCGTTGTGTTGCTGGGCGCCGACGGGCGAATCGGCGGCTCGGCTGACTTGGTCAGCGTCGAGCAGCCGCGCTCCCGCGACGGTGCGGTGGCCTTGCTCAGAGCGCCGGGCGAGTTTCAGGTCGACCTGGACTCATTGCCGGCGACCATCGCCCGGCTGGCGGTCGTGCTGACCGTCAGGCCTACTCTGCCGCGTGGCGCCACCTTCGGGACTTTCAGCGCGATCCGGGCTTGGCTGGCGAGCGGTTCGGGCGAGCTACAATTACTGTTTTCGTTACCGCTGGCCAGCCGCGGTGAGACCGCCATGATCTTGATCGAACTCTACCGCTATCAGGAGCGCTGGAAGTTCCGGGCGGTGGGACAAGGCTTCGCGGCGGGATTACCGGCGTTGGCTGCCCATTTTGGCTTGGACTTGCCGGAAACGGCCCGCGAGCGCCCGGCGGCCGGCGGAACGGAGCAGCGACGGGAGCTGAGTTCTGATGGCGTCTCGTCCAGCGGTACCGGTTTCTGCGTGCATCCTGAAGGTTACATATTGACCAACCATCACGTTATCGAGGATGCTGGCAAGATCCTGGCCCGTTCGCCCCGGTACCGCTGTGCGCTGGAGTTGGTATTCGCCGATCCCATCAATGATCTGGCCTTGCTGCGGGCCGATGCGCCGCCGCCCGGCGTGGCGTTGTTCCGTGATGGGCTATCGGCGCGGTTGGGCGAGTCGGTGGTGGTCGTCGGCTATCCGTTGGGGGGGCTGCTCGGCTCGGGCCCGCAAGTGACCACGGGTAACGTGAGTTCGTTGATCGGTCCGGGTGACGATACCCGCGCTCTGCAATTCACCGCGCCGACCCAAGCCGGTAACAGCGGCGGGCCCCTGCTGGATTCCGAGGGTGCGGTAATGGGCGTGGTCAGCGCCAAACTGAATGCGGTCCGCGTTCATGAGATGACAGGAGACGTGCCACAAAACGTCAATTTCGCCATCAAAGTCGCCTTGGCGCGCGGGTTTCTGGAGGCGGCCGGCGTGGAGTACCAGAGCCGAAAGCCCGGCGGTCCGCGCGCCGCTACCGCCATCGCCGCCGAGGCCCAAGATTTTGTCATGAAAATTGAGTGTCGGGGGTGA
- a CDS encoding TIGR01458 family HAD-type hydrolase, translating to MIHGVLFDLEGVLFIGGYPLPGSREALLSLRAAGIPMRFITNSTRMTRGAIVNSLESMGLEVSTQHLFTPVVAARNYLIARKLTPHLLVHPNIQSEFADLLGPPPDVVLIGDAGPGFDYQALNQCFRLLLEGLPLLAMGCNRYFRDSSGLNLDVGSFVTALEYAAELEAVILGKPASVFFLAAVNSLELPPQDVVMVGDDAEMDVCGALAAGLRGALVRTGKYRHGDESKVEPLGGRVFDNLDAVVDYIL from the coding sequence ATGATCCACGGTGTTTTATTCGATCTGGAAGGCGTGCTGTTCATCGGCGGCTATCCCCTCCCCGGCTCCCGCGAAGCGTTGCTCAGCTTGCGCGCGGCCGGCATTCCGATGCGTTTCATCACCAACAGCACCCGGATGACTCGCGGCGCGATTGTCAACAGCCTGGAATCGATGGGTCTGGAAGTCTCGACGCAGCACCTGTTCACTCCCGTGGTGGCCGCCCGCAATTATCTGATCGCCCGCAAGCTGACGCCGCATTTGCTGGTGCATCCGAATATCCAGAGCGAATTCGCCGACCTGCTCGGTCCGCCGCCGGATGTGGTGTTGATCGGCGATGCCGGACCGGGATTTGATTACCAGGCCCTCAATCAGTGCTTCCGGTTGCTGTTGGAGGGTCTGCCGCTGCTGGCGATGGGATGCAACCGTTACTTTCGCGACTCCAGCGGCTTGAATCTGGATGTCGGGTCCTTCGTTACGGCGTTGGAATACGCCGCCGAACTGGAAGCGGTGATTCTGGGCAAGCCAGCGTCGGTGTTCTTCCTGGCCGCCGTCAACAGTTTGGAACTCCCGCCGCAAGATGTGGTGATGGTCGGAGACGACGCCGAAATGGACGTGTGCGGCGCGCTGGCCGCCGGCTTGCGCGGAGCGCTGGTACGGACCGGTAAATACCGTCACGGTGACGAGTCCAAGGTCGAACCACTGGGCGGGCGGGTGTTCGACAATCTCGACGCCGTGGTGGATTACATTCTCTGA
- the pip gene encoding prolyl aminopeptidase, whose amino-acid sequence MRVLFPDIKPYSTFQLPVDDLHSLHVEECGTPNGLPVLFLHGGPGGGCEPMHRRFFDPERYHIVLFDQRGAGQSTPHAELRDNTLWDLIADIEKLRERLGIDRWVVFGGSWGSTLALAYAEAHPERILGLILRGIFLCRDEDIHWFYQAGANRLFPDLWAHFLAPIPAVEQHDMVNAYYRRLTGANELERLRAAKAWSVWEGSTLTLESNPSVVEHFGEARMALSLARIECHYFVNHCFMEPNQLLRDAGRLSGIPGVIVHGRYDVVCPLDNAWALHQAWPDSEIRIVTPAGHAASEPGIVDALITATQSFADRFK is encoded by the coding sequence ATGCGCGTGCTGTTCCCCGATATCAAACCCTATTCCACCTTTCAGTTACCCGTGGACGATTTGCATAGCTTGCATGTCGAGGAATGCGGCACTCCGAACGGGTTGCCGGTGCTGTTCCTGCACGGCGGACCGGGCGGGGGTTGCGAGCCGATGCACCGGCGGTTCTTCGACCCGGAACGCTATCACATCGTGCTGTTCGACCAGCGCGGCGCAGGTCAATCTACCCCGCACGCCGAGTTGCGCGATAACACGCTTTGGGATTTGATCGCCGATATCGAGAAATTGCGCGAGCGGCTCGGCATCGACCGTTGGGTGGTGTTCGGCGGCTCCTGGGGTTCAACGCTAGCGCTGGCTTACGCCGAAGCCCATCCGGAACGGATATTGGGCTTGATCCTGCGCGGCATCTTTCTATGCCGGGACGAGGATATCCACTGGTTCTATCAGGCCGGGGCCAACCGGCTGTTTCCCGATCTGTGGGCACATTTTCTGGCTCCGATTCCAGCGGTGGAGCAGCATGATATGGTGAACGCCTACTATCGGCGGCTGACCGGCGCCAACGAGTTGGAGCGACTGCGGGCCGCCAAGGCGTGGTCGGTGTGGGAAGGCTCCACCCTGACCCTGGAAAGCAATCCGAGCGTGGTCGAGCACTTCGGCGAGGCGCGGATGGCGCTGAGCTTGGCGCGGATCGAGTGCCATTATTTCGTCAATCACTGCTTCATGGAGCCGAATCAACTGCTGCGCGACGCCGGACGGTTGAGCGGCATTCCGGGCGTGATCGTCCACGGCCGTTACGATGTGGTCTGCCCGCTCGATAACGCCTGGGCGCTCCACCAAGCATGGCCGGACTCGGAAATTCGCATCGTCACTCCGGCCGGTCACGCCGCCAGCGAACCGGGCATCGTGGACGCGCTGATCACCGCCACCCAGAGCTTCGCCGACCGCTTCAAATGA
- a CDS encoding PEP-CTERM/exosortase system-associated acyltransferase yields MTIKQELMDLFEQYFEVVHARAPEQLRECYRLRYEVYCKEGLIPGFHAEDYPEGLEYDQYDERSAHSLLVHKQTGHIAGTVRVILPDYAEPEAQFPLEKFAGASFYADGLALERLPRTRLGEISRLILTPQFRGRRGERQHPYGLPDDLEPLLQSDDRRKASPSGIDSERRRNARRRVFPHTVLGLLVAVAQISVRYRLAYLYMGMEPSCARLLQGFGVCFTPISPLIDYYGPCRSYLGSVSEIEDSTHQTNPEIWKLLTNDGALQPS; encoded by the coding sequence TTGACTATAAAACAAGAGCTTATGGATTTATTCGAGCAATATTTTGAGGTGGTTCACGCGCGCGCGCCGGAGCAATTGCGCGAGTGCTATCGGCTGCGCTATGAAGTGTATTGTAAAGAAGGGCTTATTCCCGGCTTTCACGCTGAAGACTATCCGGAAGGCTTGGAATACGATCAATATGATGAACGGTCGGCGCATAGCCTGCTCGTGCACAAACAGACCGGACACATCGCCGGCACAGTGCGGGTGATATTACCCGATTACGCCGAGCCGGAAGCCCAGTTTCCCCTTGAAAAATTCGCCGGCGCGTCTTTTTATGCCGATGGTTTAGCGTTAGAGCGTCTTCCTCGCACGCGGCTGGGTGAAATTTCTCGCTTGATCCTGACGCCGCAATTTCGTGGAAGGCGGGGGGAGAGACAACACCCCTATGGTCTGCCGGATGATTTGGAGCCCTTGTTACAGTCGGATGACCGCCGTAAAGCCAGCCCTTCGGGAATTGATTCCGAGCGCCGCAGGAACGCACGGCGGCGCGTGTTTCCTCATACGGTCTTGGGCTTGCTCGTTGCGGTCGCACAAATCAGTGTCCGCTATCGATTGGCTTATTTATATATGGGAATGGAACCCTCATGTGCGAGGCTGTTGCAAGGATTCGGAGTCTGCTTCACTCCGATTAGCCCGCTCATCGATTATTACGGTCCGTGCCGGAGTTACTTAGGCTCGGTTTCAGAGATTGAGGATAGCACGCATCAGACTAACCCAGAAATATGGAAGCTGCTGACCAACGATGGCGCACTCCAGCCGAGTTAA
- a CDS encoding D-tyrosyl-tRNA(Tyr) deacylase, translated as MIGLLQRVSTARVEVDGAVVGEIDAGLLVLVGVERGDAEAQANRLLERLLGYRIFADADGKMNRSLREIEGGLLLVPQFTLAADTRKGMRPSFTPAASPDEGERLFDYLLAQARRRHAPVVAGRFGAHMQVSLTNDGPVTFWLQRAPDRI; from the coding sequence ATGATCGGGCTATTGCAGCGGGTCAGCACGGCGCGGGTCGAGGTCGACGGCGCGGTGGTCGGCGAAATCGATGCCGGCCTGTTGGTGCTGGTCGGGGTCGAGCGCGGCGATGCGGAAGCGCAAGCCAACCGCTTGCTGGAGCGCCTGTTAGGTTATCGGATTTTCGCGGATGCGGACGGCAAAATGAATCGCTCATTGCGGGAGATCGAGGGCGGTTTGCTGCTAGTGCCGCAATTTACGCTGGCGGCGGACACCCGCAAGGGAATGCGCCCCAGTTTCACGCCGGCCGCGTCGCCCGACGAAGGCGAGCGGCTGTTTGACTATCTGCTCGCGCAAGCCCGCCGCCGACATGCGCCGGTCGTCGCCGGCCGCTTCGGCGCGCACATGCAGGTCAGCTTGACCAACGACGGCCCGGTGACGTTTTGGCTTCAACGTGCACCTGATAGGATTTAG